One Coffea eugenioides isolate CCC68of chromosome 2, Ceug_1.0, whole genome shotgun sequence genomic window, CCATCAAAACCTGCCAAAAGCCCATCCTATCCCCCACTGAAATCCAGACCCTTCCTGGAATCTCCCTCTGCAGATCCACCTCAACACACACCCTTGCTACGCTTGGCCGTGAACCCACAACAGTAGCCGAATCCACGCACAACGGCCTGCCCAGGCATGCCACAATGGAGAATAAACACTCCTTGTGGAAGAGATGGACCGGCAGCTTAGGCAGGGAAAACCAGACTGGCACAACCGAGGATTCCCTGTCCACATGAAAATTCGTCGACCACTTAAAAATTCTCATCGGAACATCCTGAATATACTAGATATTGCGCGACCAGATACGATAAAAATCTGCCTCGTTTGATAACTTGATAAGAATATGCCTACGATCCATCAGCCCCAACGAGAAATCGTCTTTCAAATCTAGTGCACGGAAAAATTTACGCAGGTCCTCCATTGAAGGCCGACCCCTAGAGAACTTCCCCACCAATGAAAACTGGAAAGGGACCGCAACCCTTTCGATATCTTCCACGGAAAAACACACTGCTGGCTCCCCTCTATGAGTAGACGTAACAGCCTGAACCCTTGTTTCTCCAGCGGCAGGAGACAAAAGGGAAGCGAACGACTTGGACTGGAACCCCAGATTCTGCTTTGCCGAAACCACTTCCGCAAACGAACGAAGGCCATTCTTCGTATTTGCCGAAGGCGGTACACCCTCCCCCACAGCGGAGGAGGGACATGCAGCCATAAGATCACAAAGGCGGCGAATGAACCCTAATTCTCTCAAGGTGTATTCTCCCTTTAGTTTAGAGTAGTAAACCCAACCTAACCTAACCTCCTCCAAAAATCCTAATTCTTTCTTAAACAAAACCAAATTCATTCTTCTTTATAGTCATATAAAGACTCATCCATGACAACAAATATGATGATTATCCTTATATGTTCTTAACAAGATTATTCCAAATACAAGTTTGCACCAAACATGGTGAtatatttggttatttttgttttttatgaATTCTTTTAAAGCCAATAATTGATTCTACATTTCAGCAATTTTGAAGAGTCCATTATGGTTCCTTATTTTAAACTCTTAGTCTAGTGGCATAAAATATGCTTAGTGTTTTTGCCAAGAGTTATTAAAACAATGCTATTAGAACTTGATGAAAATCCATACAACATATAGATAATTATTGCATAAAATTAATACAACTTTTTTTGAATTCATATGTGGATTGGCTCGATGTACAATAATTGGCAAAAACAATACAAGAAAAAAGATCCAATTAAGGGATGCAATTGCTCTTGtatctttaaaaaaaactagcaaaagaaaaataataaaatgtttTGGTAATATACAATTTTGCAATTATAAGAATCTAATGTTGGTTGTCATAATTTTTTACAATATCAAAACAATTATAGTAAAATTAACAGAATTACAAAATGTTCAATTTTATACAACATCGACATTAACAATGAGCTAAAATAAAGATTATCTATTGATTTATAGATCAAGGCTTAAAAGTCcttaaaatttatatatttccATGTGGCATTTCTTTTTTATATTGAATACATTTTCACTCTTCTAATaatatgatttaaaaacttgtgTCTCTCAATAGGCCAAATATAGagaatttttttataatttttgcaaaaaggTATAAAGAGGAAGagaatttattattttaaaggGGCTACTGATAGGACATATAAAATTCTTACAATTTTTCCTAACCTATTATTTAACTTTTCAATATTGGGGGAATGGGGCAATTACCTATCCCAAGGAAAAGAATTTTATTTTGGTAATATGTGGGGGGAGGGGGAGGCAAGGTTTACAGAAAAAgagaattaattatttataggGGATTTAATGTTAggacaaaattaaattttaaaaatttttcataaacctgttctctaattttttttttttaaagttgaaGGGAGAGGGGGCAATAACTAACTGTCATATAAATGTGGCTCGGCCCCTAGATCTATTGTCTAAGATACATGTAACATACATAGACATATTTAAGTTTTGCATGAACATACAGGCAACTCACTTTAAATTTTTCTTCTTAGCATGAACATAATGGATACCAAACTATCATTTCCAAATCTTTGTATTTTATGATGAACTtccatgatttaaatttaacTTAAGATTCTTATATATAAGTATTTCCAAGATCATGGATTATTTTagaattgtcaatttcattgtAGTGTATTGCATCTATTTCAATAACAAAAGTGATCTAAAAATTCTCATTGTTTCCCAATTAGTTTCAAAAAGCCATTAAAGAGAAAAAGTGCTTGATTCATTCTTTGTTCACGTGAAAAGGGCatattatatgtatatgtaATGTAAATCTTCTAATTTAAGGGGAAAAAGTAGATGCAAAAGCactctttcatttcttttgtttttcccttaCTATATATGTACGTTTATGTACATACTATATTTATACCTTTTAATCTCAACAACATAAGACTATTCTGCTTTCTCATGTCTTTAATCTTGTGTCTATAAAGTTATATAAAAGGACAAGAAATGCACAAGTTTCTTGTGTCTTGTTCACATGAAATATAGTGTAGATAGTAGCGTGAAATATGCAACATTGGACACAGTTAAAGTTCTAAATTGCCAATGTCATCCTTCTTTCATCTATATATTTTAAAAGCATTCTCATTTGCTCTCTATGAGTATAAGTTTTCTATTTGAAAAATAACAATGGCAACTCATTCGATCCATTTCATTGTGCTTATCCCTTTCATTGTTGCTAGTGTGTTGATGTTTCATAACCAGATGGTTTTAGGCCAATGCCAAGGTGACCTTCAAGGTTTGATACAACAATGCTCGCAATATGTTCAAAAATCTGGGCCAAAAATTGCACCATCTCAATCATGTTGCAGAGTTTTAAAGACTGTTGATCTTCCTTGTGTCTGCCATTATATCACTCAAGATGTGGAACAAATTGTTAGCATAGCAAAAGCTATTTATGTTTCTAGCTTTTGCGGAAAACCACTGCCTCATGGAACCAAATGCGGAAGTAAGATAATTTTTCATTTGCTATTGACTTAAGATATcttatgttttcttttttcttttttcttttttgaaaatcttactaaattgttcccaaaaaaatatgagaaaactAGCTTCCTTCTTTAGATATTCGCAATAATGCTTATAGATTAGGATAATAATACATTATCGATTCTTTATAGTTCGCTTAGAATGCATGTCTACCTCTCTTTCAATCTCTCTTTGTGACATAGGTAAGCATATGCATATATGTCCACAATCTTGTAAGCATGTCACTTGAATGTACGTCAGATCATTGAGAGTTATATAAAATGACATTAACAAAACCTAATTGATCATGGCAAGTAAAAGTCATGTCATACTCAAATAAATTTACCTTAATTGCTTAGTATGGATGCAAGTATTTTATGGTGTTGTCTTTGTAATTTCAAATTTCTTCTCATTGTTTTGCAGGTTATACAGTTCCATAAAGTTCAATAAAGAAAACAAGTATAATAAAGTTATATGGATGGCTTATTAGATCATCGTTCTTTTGTATGTCTATGActatggaaaaaaaattataatatgtaCTAATGATAAAAGTTTGTTATTTTCTGTTCAGCAATTACATGTGTTATTACATATCCAAATTATTTATAGTAAACACCAAATTTATGGGTTCCATTTATTTTCAACCATAGATGCTATATCTAATTTTTTAAggattttttaatttattatttagTCTTAttgttttagtttttaatttttaatttgtagatctctttttttttttgaaaaagaaaggaaagcaaattttctaaaaagaaaagaagaaaaaatgaaagttggcAAAACTAATAAAccaaagatttaaaaaaaaaaagaagtaaaagcCCAAAGTAGTAAATGTCAACAATGACACCAAATGAcgcaaaaaagaaaaggcaacCCAAAActaaatcccaaaaaaaaggaagaagataaACGCCTTTAAAATAAAAGCCCCAAAAATTAGGTTTAATATTCAATCCTATTATAAGTTCAACATAGCGTTTTCAAAAAAACCTCCATGTGGTAGCATGACTAGTTACCCATTATCCCAACCCTTTTTCCACCTCCCTCATGTGCATGTTTTAATCTTTTTCTACCTCTCCTAGTTCTTGGAAATTCCATTATTATACTATGTTCTTGATTTTTTCACCAATTCGTTTCAACTTATGAGAAATCTCATACTAGGACAAAGTACATCAAAAAGTGCATATCTCAAGCTAATTCTCTTATAAGATCATGaaagaaaatgtcaaaaaaaattaccattgcaACACCAATGATCATAAACCTTCGAAGTTAATATGCAAAAGAAGTATAACACATATATTAGTAACTTCTAATATGCAAGGGACGCATACTAGATATATTAGTACAAAAAGTGTTTACACCAACTATCATTACTCGAACATTATATATTGTATAAATATTAGTAACTTCTACACTTCTAAATATTTCCCCATTTGGGTCAAATAGCtacttcatttttatttttctttgttttaaaaGGTTCATCCTATTAAATGGAGCTCCTCTGCCCCAAtataacaaaacaaataaataaaaataaaactcatAAAAAAGTAAAATACTATAATTAGATTCAGAAAGTGAGCAGTAGTTGGTAAGTCACAGTTCTTAGTTAGTAGTATCCAATTATAAAATCACTTAACAAATTATATGACCATATCAAAAACCATTGCCTAAATTGTAACTTAACAGCATGGGTTTCGTCTTAACTCTTAAGCTCGTTTTCTATTTGggcttttattttccttttgtatGGACCCAAAAGGTAGAAAAAAGTGAGCACCAATTTCCATGAATAAAATTATGCTGAATATGATATAACTTTAACCTATTAACTGTTTCTCTAAATTAAGTAGCTTAAAAGAGCTAGTTTAGATTTGCATATACATGAAGTCTAAATTTGGGAATGGTAAAATGAGGAGAGTATTGCAAGGAGGCATAGTTTAACAAGTTTGCTTAGCTGGTGACCACATGTGAAAAAAAATTGTGACATAATTATGTTTCTTTAACAAATAGTTTTTAGTTAATGACTTATTTTACTCtctaataaaataaatggtGAGTGATTATACGTAGATGAGATCTTATTCTGAAATTATAAAAGAGTAGATATCGAAAGTAAAGGTAAAAAAGAGCTCTAAATCTTACCTACTGCAATAGTCTATTATGCTATGTTTTCATATTTGGATTGGGTATCAACTCAGCTGAACTCAAGAGTCAGGGGTCAATGGATTCGATCAACTTTAATTGGGGGTCGAatcggatgacgtcataaatacatcataaatatatattaacaatatataattaaaataatacaTAAAAGTTTCTCTTAAATTAGTGGTTTACAACTTTACATAGTTATTTGATAAGTTTAGATTTAGTCCAAAAGGACTTTACTTAAATAGTTTTAAAAGCCATAAGTAAAAATGTAATTTGGAAAATGTGATGGgttaattttacattttaatAAAGAGTAAATATTATATAcactaatagtgtatacactatcatcgttggattcatgacatgtgtacaaagttgaatttcaaattcaaattttacatagttgtTATTCATTCAATGCTGACAGTATATGCACTATCGATgcaggaaagattaatcctttaaTAAAACTATAAAAGGTTGAAACacaattattaaaaaatttgagggcactcaaaacaaataaatgttAAACCTAGCTCctatttcttattttctttgttGTGCCATCACTTATTATAATATGATCTATCCTCCAATTTCTTGTTCTCCCAATGAAGTCTTGTTTTCCGGAGTCTCGACAAAGTTTTTTGGTTCTTATAAATTAATTTTGATTCATGGCCTTTGAGAGAGAAATTCATGTGGAGGAATAGCCGATGAATAAGGAGGGGGAGGATCCGGATGATAAAGCAACAGTAGCCGTCACttactttcctttctttttttttcgttgtcttcttcttcttcctttggaCTATACCATAACTCTCTCTTTTCTATTATCACATAATAAACTCACATGAAAGCTCTTTCTTCTCTTcccatttttgcttttcccatTAAACATATTGGACAAATTGAAAGCTAAATTTACTTCTACTTGAAAAAAACAACCACAATATGATAATAGATAAGGACATAACAATTCAAGCCATTATCTAATACAATTATTATGATAGTAACTGGTAAGAAGTCGCAGTTTTTTGAAAATTATGTAGCATTATTGAAAACATGATTCACCATAAAAAATAGTTCACTAAAAATCATTAGCTGGAAGACATTTTCTTTTGAAAGGAGATGCAGTCCTATATAAAGATCAACATGCATAAACATGGAAGCCTTTGATGTCCCAAGTCTATTAGAAGTACTCGGATATGATCCAGGAATttccaaataataaaaaaattgcaACTGGAAACATGTGCAAAAAAGTTGCTTCCAAATATTTTCTTGGAGCCCCTAATAATAAGCCTTTAAGCAAAACCTAAATATGCACAGAATTTTTATTTCCATTTGAATCAAGAATATCCTATTTATtcaattccattttttttactATTAACTCCATTGCTTTactaatgcaagaaacaatatGAATGCTCCAAAAGAATACACAAAACAAAAATCTTTGCGGAGCATTTACTTGATCCATAAAAAGATTTTGAGCATACGAAATTTGAAACAATGATAGATGAAATCTTTTTACAAACATAACGTATGCAAAATCAGAAACCGATTTGTCTAGGGAAAGGAAAATCTAATACACCTCTATAAACATAGATTACAGACCAAATATTATAAAAAGAACAACACACAGCAACACATACAAAAGGATAAACCTTTACATTAAGCAAGAATATGGTAAAAAGACCCTGTAGATCAATTCATGATCGACAATTTAAATAACGCATACAACGCCTCCACTTCATTTCATGGGATTGCAAAATTAAATTCATTTAATTCATCAACTTTTGATTCCATTTctttcaaaatatttaaatagAATCCAGAgctttaaattgaaaattaCAACACAAACCAATTCATTCTAAAATGTAGTACAAAATCGAATTCAATTCT contains:
- the LOC113759662 gene encoding uncharacterized protein LOC113759662; protein product: MATHSIHFIVLIPFIVASVLMFHNQMVLGQCQGDLQGLIQQCSQYVQKSGPKIAPSQSCCRVLKTVDLPCVCHYITQDVEQIVSIAKAIYVSSFCGKPLPHGTKCGSYTVP